The Novosphingobium kaempferiae genome includes a window with the following:
- a CDS encoding M24 family metallopeptidase, translated as MLLNRERANLVMDRHGLDGLVAAFPENVYYLSDYWGPMFLMSRNYTLYALLPRDESAPAALVMPGTGVYHLEHCPTWMPNVATFVTRVAPKTPRDFEFSTEELDLDQPVTAVDADTPLTPYPTRLGAEMAPRDRQLLDRYAAHQGRSEATSTRALARAIHDAGLTGARLGFDDPRVLGWLNDVGQTGLTGIDALNVFKEIRMVKSPAEIDLLRIAGQRGEVVLDGVIERMEVGMPLDAIGDIHARLAAEQGCRSEWIIANIRGLATGVVEAGELIKLDSVVSYKQYRGDVGRSVFFGQPDSEILRRSEAVSRALEIAYDAIRPGRSFKEIVDLTLASVHAEGFPGFVIAGPHSVGLEHTDHPTSVGAEMPGHHSLTFEENMVFTLDMPYHEFGWGTTHVEDMMIVRKDGCEPITSMNTALRIRPLKA; from the coding sequence ATGCTCCTCAACCGCGAACGCGCCAATCTCGTGATGGACCGCCACGGCCTCGACGGGCTGGTCGCCGCCTTCCCTGAGAACGTCTATTACCTGTCCGACTACTGGGGACCGATGTTCCTGATGTCGCGCAACTACACGCTCTACGCGCTGCTCCCGCGCGACGAGAGCGCACCGGCGGCGCTGGTGATGCCCGGCACCGGGGTCTACCATCTGGAACACTGTCCGACCTGGATGCCCAACGTTGCGACCTTCGTCACCCGCGTCGCGCCGAAGACGCCGCGCGACTTCGAGTTCTCGACCGAGGAACTGGACCTCGACCAGCCGGTCACCGCAGTCGATGCCGACACGCCGCTCACGCCCTATCCCACCCGGCTGGGGGCCGAAATGGCCCCGCGCGACCGGCAACTGCTAGACCGCTATGCCGCGCATCAGGGCCGCTCGGAGGCGACCTCCACGCGCGCCCTTGCCCGCGCCATCCATGACGCGGGCCTGACCGGCGCACGGCTCGGCTTCGACGACCCGCGCGTGCTGGGCTGGCTCAACGATGTCGGCCAGACCGGGCTCACGGGCATCGATGCGCTGAACGTGTTCAAGGAAATCCGCATGGTGAAGAGCCCGGCGGAGATCGACCTCCTGCGCATCGCCGGCCAGCGTGGCGAGGTCGTGCTCGACGGCGTGATCGAGCGGATGGAAGTCGGCATGCCGCTGGACGCCATCGGCGACATCCACGCCCGGCTGGCGGCGGAGCAGGGCTGCCGATCGGAATGGATCATCGCCAACATCCGCGGCCTTGCAACGGGCGTGGTCGAGGCTGGTGAACTCATCAAGCTCGACAGCGTTGTCAGCTACAAGCAGTACCGCGGCGACGTCGGCCGGTCGGTGTTCTTCGGCCAGCCCGACTCCGAGATTCTGCGCCGGTCCGAGGCGGTCAGCCGCGCGCTGGAGATCGCCTACGACGCGATCCGCCCCGGCCGCAGCTTCAAGGAAATCGTCGACCTCACCCTCGCCTCGGTCCATGCCGAGGGCTTCCCCGGCTTCGTGATCGCGGGACCGCACAGCGTCGGCCTCGAGCATACCGACCATCCCACCTCGGTCGGAGCCGAGATGCCCGGCCATCACTCGCTGACGTTCGAGGAGAACATGGTCTTCACCCTCGACATGCCCTATCATGAGTTCGGCTGGGGGACGACGCATGTCGAGGACATGATGATCGTGCGCAAGGACGGCTGCGAGCCCATCACCTCCATGAACACCGCCCTGCGAATTCGGCCCCTGAAAGCCTGA
- a CDS encoding Smr/MutS family protein, whose translation MRTPGRGQGRRLTTEEKAVWALVARTVKPLDPKRKKEPQPVEAPVVEVVPPLPVPKKVRGRVPPPLPPKPAAPKPRADVPVNLDGSWEKRISKGTLVPDFSLDLHGSNLDQAYLRLMHGLLQAKAMGARVVLIVTGKSRPVDAADRGSARGAIRAKIADWLAASEHASDIVAIRGAHRRHGGQGAIYVVLKKRR comes from the coding sequence ATGAGGACCCCGGGGCGCGGACAGGGCCGCAGGCTCACCACGGAAGAGAAGGCGGTCTGGGCGCTGGTCGCCAGGACGGTGAAGCCGCTCGATCCGAAGCGGAAGAAGGAGCCGCAGCCGGTCGAGGCGCCCGTCGTCGAGGTCGTCCCCCCGCTACCCGTTCCGAAGAAGGTCAGGGGCCGCGTACCACCGCCGCTGCCGCCGAAACCCGCCGCGCCCAAGCCGCGCGCGGACGTCCCGGTCAATCTCGACGGATCGTGGGAGAAGCGCATCTCCAAGGGCACGCTGGTGCCCGATTTCAGCCTCGACCTGCATGGATCGAACCTCGACCAGGCCTATCTGCGCCTGATGCACGGGCTGCTGCAGGCCAAGGCCATGGGCGCACGCGTGGTGCTGATCGTCACCGGCAAGTCGCGCCCGGTCGATGCGGCGGACCGGGGATCGGCGCGCGGCGCTATCCGCGCCAAGATCGCCGACTGGCTCGCCGCGAGCGAGCATGCGTCCGATATCGTCGCGATCCGGGGTGCCCATCGCCGCCACGGCGGGCAGGGCGCGATCTACGTGGTGCTGAAGAAGCGCCGCTGA
- a CDS encoding murein transglycosylase A — translation MQLEVVAPQSAAGRFARRSARVLLISTLVALLAACGGVIPSTGGPRPTRPPTTGTTPTPTLPTPQNALVAGVRRGPAVSSLAMGKAAGALASFRESCPRLTARTDGSGLTRPDDWRQACTAAANWGAGSPAQFFASYFEAARIGDGSSYATGYYEPEIAGARTPQPGYTVPVYAFPRDLVRAKPGDAQPLKDGRMPLGRYAPDGTFTRYYDRAQIDAGALAGKGLEIAWAADPVEFFFLQVQGSGRLVAPDGTVTRIGYAGQNGLPYTGIGGVMRDQGLVGSGPGQYPGSMQGIMQYVREHPVEGKALMEQNRSWVFFKVLTGDGPLGALNVPVRAGNSVAADPRFVPLGAPVWLDLDRREANGLWIAQDTGGAIKGANRFDTFWGAGAQARLTAGGMSGRGSALVLLPKGVLDRLGAR, via the coding sequence TTGCAGCTAGAGGTTGTGGCGCCGCAGAGCGCTGCGGGGCGGTTCGCCCGTCGCTCGGCGCGTGTGCTGCTGATTTCCACGCTTGTCGCGCTGCTGGCGGCTTGCGGCGGCGTCATTCCCTCCACCGGCGGCCCGCGTCCGACACGTCCGCCGACGACCGGCACGACACCCACGCCCACCCTGCCGACACCGCAGAACGCGCTCGTCGCCGGGGTCCGCCGTGGACCGGCGGTCTCCTCGCTGGCGATGGGCAAGGCGGCAGGCGCGCTCGCCTCGTTCCGGGAAAGCTGCCCGCGCCTGACCGCGCGCACCGATGGCAGCGGCCTGACCCGGCCGGACGACTGGCGCCAGGCCTGCACCGCCGCAGCCAACTGGGGGGCGGGATCGCCCGCGCAGTTCTTCGCCAGCTACTTCGAGGCCGCCCGCATCGGCGACGGCAGTTCCTACGCGACCGGCTACTACGAGCCCGAGATCGCTGGCGCGCGCACGCCGCAGCCGGGTTATACGGTGCCGGTCTATGCCTTCCCGCGCGATCTTGTGCGCGCGAAGCCGGGCGACGCACAGCCGCTCAAGGACGGGCGGATGCCGCTCGGCCGTTATGCGCCGGACGGCACGTTCACCCGATACTACGACCGCGCGCAGATCGACGCGGGGGCGCTCGCCGGGAAGGGGCTGGAAATCGCCTGGGCCGCCGATCCGGTGGAGTTCTTCTTCCTGCAGGTTCAGGGTTCCGGCCGGCTCGTCGCGCCGGACGGCACCGTCACGCGCATCGGCTATGCCGGGCAGAACGGTCTGCCCTATACCGGCATCGGCGGCGTCATGCGCGATCAGGGGCTGGTCGGCTCCGGACCGGGGCAGTACCCTGGCTCGATGCAGGGCATCATGCAGTATGTCCGCGAGCATCCTGTCGAGGGCAAGGCGCTGATGGAGCAGAACCGTTCGTGGGTCTTCTTCAAGGTATTGACCGGTGACGGCCCGCTCGGTGCGCTCAACGTGCCGGTACGGGCAGGCAACTCGGTTGCCGCAGACCCGCGTTTCGTTCCGCTTGGTGCGCCGGTATGGCTCGACCTCGACCGGCGCGAGGCGAACGGGCTGTGGATCGCGCAGGACACCGGCGGCGCGATCAAGGGCGCCAACCGGTTTGATACGTTCTGGGGCGCGGGTGCGCAGGCGCGTCTCACCGCAGGCGGCATGAGCGGGCGCGGCTCGGCGCTGGTACTGCTGCCCAAGGGCGTGCTCGACCGCCTCGGCGCGCGATGA
- a CDS encoding Tim44/TimA family putative adaptor protein: MTPEIVILAMIAAFLGLRLYSVLGRRAEHEEEPIQGRFEGRQGQKPGAPRVATPRPDQRSDARAEQPRQRVVPLAPPSVERGLAEIAQVDRRFDAVAFLDGARSAYRMILEAFWKGDKDELRQLCDDDTYESFASAIDARVEAGETLDNRLIRIEETSFTAAGVESGYARITLRFRADIAAVTRNAEGQVVAGSLDDAIEAVDVWTFGRAVNSPDPDWLLEETDEG, translated from the coding sequence GTGACACCGGAAATAGTGATCCTGGCCATGATCGCAGCCTTTCTTGGCCTGCGCCTTTACTCCGTGCTCGGTCGCCGCGCCGAGCATGAGGAAGAGCCTATCCAGGGACGCTTTGAAGGTCGTCAGGGCCAGAAGCCGGGTGCGCCGCGTGTAGCTACGCCGCGTCCCGACCAGCGCAGCGATGCCCGAGCCGAGCAGCCGCGCCAGCGCGTCGTGCCGCTCGCCCCGCCTTCGGTGGAGCGTGGCCTCGCGGAAATCGCGCAGGTCGATCGTCGTTTCGATGCCGTCGCTTTCCTCGATGGTGCGCGCAGCGCCTATCGCATGATCCTCGAAGCCTTCTGGAAGGGCGACAAGGACGAACTGCGCCAGCTCTGCGACGATGATACCTACGAAAGCTTTGCCTCTGCCATCGACGCCCGCGTCGAGGCCGGGGAAACGCTCGACAACCGTCTGATCCGCATCGAGGAAACCTCCTTCACCGCCGCAGGCGTGGAAAGCGGCTACGCCCGCATCACCCTGCGTTTCCGCGCGGACATCGCCGCCGTCACCCGCAATGCCGAAGGGCAGGTGGTGGCCGGTTCGCTAGACGACGCCATCGAGGCGGTCGACGTGTGGACGTTCGGTCGCGCGGTGAACTCGCCTGATCCCGACTGGCTGCTGGAAGAGACCGACGAAGGTTGA
- the secB gene encoding protein-export chaperone SecB, producing the protein MADEGNVISDLDLGNGEDTSPAAGIISQYVKDLSVENPNAPESFSWQEQPQIDVQFNIGARAIEGEVHEVELKITCSSRTGAGTAWAVELSYCALVGMRNLEEGQAHAFLFAEAPRILFPYARRVISDAVRDAGFPPLMLEPIDFNGLYVQQLQAQAQQAEAGIGEPVGNA; encoded by the coding sequence ATGGCCGACGAAGGCAACGTCATTTCCGACCTCGACCTGGGCAACGGCGAGGATACCTCGCCCGCCGCGGGCATCATTTCGCAGTACGTGAAGGATCTCTCGGTCGAGAACCCGAACGCGCCCGAGAGCTTCTCGTGGCAGGAACAGCCCCAGATCGACGTGCAGTTCAACATTGGCGCGCGCGCGATCGAAGGCGAAGTCCACGAAGTTGAACTCAAGATCACCTGCTCGTCGCGCACCGGCGCGGGCACCGCATGGGCCGTCGAGCTGAGCTACTGCGCGCTCGTCGGCATGCGCAACCTTGAAGAAGGACAGGCTCACGCATTCCTCTTCGCCGAGGCTCCGCGCATCCTGTTCCCCTACGCCCGCCGCGTCATCTCGGATGCCGTGCGCGACGCAGGCTTCCCGCCGCTGATGCTCGAGCCGATCGACTTCAATGGCCTCTACGTGCAGCAGCTTCAGGCGCAGGCCCAGCAGGCCGAGGCCGGCATCGGCGAGCCGGTCGGCAACGCCTGA